One Syntrophorhabdaceae bacterium DNA window includes the following coding sequences:
- a CDS encoding polysaccharide deacetylase family protein: MMLRNIKQATGAMISAAGLIPIISSLYRTTYPLPTRVLYSHQVVARSDGLAEFLQMLGHFSVEELETRISYLKKHYVFVTLDEYVSLFRERRKPSFPSLSLTFDDGHRNLYTNVYPLLKKYSIPATIFLTTGCVENHTVLSQDQLIYMFGKTKIDSFTHPALFNKTYFLRNENERLATFRDINAQLKKMFHKDRLQAIEQLQAILNTDLRDIHETIRMLSWSEIKEMYESRLVSFGAHTVSHPILTRIPPEKTRYEIEIPKLQIEQQLGEEVRFFAYPNGSISDYDESVKTMVKEAGYTLAFTTVEFTGYAYDEYEMPRYCFERGDSFNGFALKMSGFHDLMRTAKNWARREKGYR, from the coding sequence ATGATGTTGCGTAACATCAAGCAGGCTACGGGCGCCATGATATCTGCCGCAGGGCTCATACCGATAATTAGTAGTCTGTATCGCACCACCTACCCGTTACCCACCCGTGTGCTCTATTCGCATCAGGTGGTCGCCAGGTCTGACGGATTGGCAGAATTTCTACAGATGCTCGGCCATTTTTCCGTGGAGGAATTGGAAACGCGTATAAGCTACCTCAAGAAACATTATGTATTTGTGACCCTTGATGAATACGTGTCATTGTTTCGTGAAAGACGAAAACCCTCTTTCCCCTCACTATCGCTTACCTTCGACGACGGTCATCGCAATCTTTATACCAATGTTTACCCCTTATTGAAGAAATATTCGATCCCTGCAACGATCTTTCTCACAACCGGCTGCGTGGAAAATCATACCGTTCTTTCCCAGGACCAACTCATTTACATGTTCGGCAAGACCAAAATCGACAGTTTCACCCACCCTGCCCTTTTCAACAAGACCTACTTTTTGAGAAACGAAAATGAGAGGCTAGCCACATTCAGGGACATTAATGCGCAACTCAAGAAAATGTTCCACAAGGACAGGTTACAGGCAATAGAACAGTTGCAGGCAATTTTGAACACAGATCTGCGGGATATCCACGAAACAATCCGAATGCTTTCATGGAGTGAAATTAAGGAAATGTATGAATCGAGGCTCGTCTCATTTGGCGCCCACACCGTGTCGCACCCCATTCTCACAAGGATACCGCCCGAAAAGACAAGATACGAGATTGAGATCCCGAAATTGCAGATAGAACAGCAGTTAGGCGAAGAAGTGCGCTTCTTCGCCTATCCGAATGGGAGCATATCCGATTATGATGAATCAGTAAAGACCATGGTCAAAGAGGCCGGCTACACGTTGGCATTTACTACGGTGGAGTTTACCGGATACGCATACGACGAGTATGAAATGCCCAGATATTGTTTTGAGAGAGGCGACTCTTTCAACGGTTTCGCGCTCAAGATGTCAGGCTTTCACGACCTTATGAGAACCGCTAAGAACTGGGCGCGTAGGGAAAAGGGGTATAGATAG
- a CDS encoding GNAT family N-acetyltransferase has product MDNPTLRIVSDPHEMKAMRESWNELLKNSSSDTPFLTWEWMYTWWECFGDGKTPCIVVAEDQGALVGIAPLYITRGRFFGLRSLRHLEFIGSAGVITEYQDFIIRRGREREIVSYFLEFLFDNVRKWDVINLTSVRKESVNLEEVRVYCDAAHVPFWEYQSNVSPYIELNGSLDDFMKTLSQTSRYKFRNHLKKLEKGRTVKMCETMDKKSVENDFATIIELHQKRWEQKGGPGSFARYREGYLRFHNTIIQRFFDNGWLYLLRLLVDGTPAAGHYSFFYNGVVYNHSIGFDPRWSNFRVGSVLQLLALEDCTQKGAKEFDFLRGTEEYKYIWTKKEHLSVDTVIWRSRAKARWATLERKTRKTLKSLFPKAMVEKIYHRLMNREYE; this is encoded by the coding sequence ATGGATAATCCCACCCTTCGTATCGTTAGTGACCCTCACGAGATGAAAGCCATGAGGGAATCATGGAATGAACTCCTGAAGAATTCCTCATCCGACACGCCGTTTCTTACCTGGGAATGGATGTATACCTGGTGGGAATGTTTCGGAGACGGTAAAACACCATGTATTGTCGTAGCGGAAGATCAAGGCGCTCTGGTGGGCATAGCGCCCCTCTATATAACACGGGGAAGATTCTTCGGTCTAAGGTCCTTAAGACATCTCGAGTTCATCGGTTCTGCCGGTGTTATTACCGAGTATCAGGATTTTATCATTCGCAGGGGTCGCGAGCGGGAGATTGTTTCTTATTTCCTCGAATTTCTTTTCGACAATGTCAGGAAATGGGACGTGATAAATCTTACTTCCGTGCGGAAGGAAAGCGTAAATCTTGAAGAGGTGCGTGTCTATTGCGATGCGGCACATGTCCCATTTTGGGAATATCAATCAAACGTATCGCCCTATATTGAACTCAATGGGAGTTTGGATGACTTCATGAAAACTTTGAGCCAGACTTCCCGCTACAAGTTCAGGAACCACCTGAAAAAGCTCGAAAAGGGCAGAACGGTTAAGATGTGCGAAACCATGGACAAGAAGAGTGTTGAGAATGATTTCGCGACCATTATTGAGCTTCACCAAAAGCGCTGGGAACAAAAAGGAGGCCCTGGCAGCTTTGCCCGGTACAGAGAGGGCTATCTCAGGTTTCACAATACCATAATCCAGCGGTTCTTCGATAACGGCTGGCTGTACCTCTTGAGGCTCCTCGTGGACGGTACACCGGCGGCAGGGCATTATAGCTTCTTTTACAATGGCGTCGTGTACAATCATTCTATCGGATTCGACCCTCGTTGGTCGAACTTTCGCGTGGGGAGCGTTCTCCAGCTGCTTGCCCTTGAGGACTGTACACAAAAAGGCGCAAAGGAATTTGATTTCTTGCGTGGAACTGAAGAATACAAGTATATCTGGACTAAGAAGGAACACCTCAGTGTGGACACCGTGATCTGGCGCTCCCGGGCAAAAGCACGGTGGGCAACGCTGGAGAGGAAAACTCGAAAGACCTTGAAATCTCTCTTTCCAAAGGCTATGGTCGAGAAAATATATCACCGGTTGATGAATCGAGAATACGAATGA
- a CDS encoding glycosyltransferase translates to MGARGRPQGRTQGNNGLVFRQQALGERHSFVVRLSSMVNLLICESGMGYGGSASYLYSFLSHLDRHTFHPTVLFYKRGAGPFIRKIQESDAEVEFLSSEERYTQPRHSTFPFIKHIQIIFAILKQNFIPVLRLIAMIKKGKIDLVLLNQDVIYHMPAILAAAIARVPCVVRKGGVGVHNPGKRMWKMLSSFPKVFIASSHAEYNFHTESGFPYKKMVVIFEGVDVEAFKPGQKTQALHDEFGIAPGIQLIGLISRIDEGKGHEDVIGAASIVLREFPDAVFLIVGDEDKSIMSNLLNQVKSSGLEGKVIFTGWRKDTSEILKEIDIFVHCPNTWREGMGIATLEALASAKPVVITDNWGLSDTTQHGFNGFVVPIGHRGKIADGILSLLRDRQLRMKMGANSRLRACELFDITKNIKSIEHIMLETLSFSKAP, encoded by the coding sequence ATGGGAGCCCGGGGTCGCCCTCAAGGACGGACTCAAGGCAACAATGGACTGGTATTTCGCCAACAAGCATTGGGTGAAAGACATTCGTTTGTAGTCAGACTCTCTTCTATGGTCAATCTTCTTATTTGTGAATCAGGTATGGGGTATGGAGGTTCGGCGTCTTATCTGTATTCTTTTCTCAGCCACCTGGACAGGCATACATTCCATCCCACTGTGTTGTTTTATAAGAGGGGCGCAGGACCTTTTATTCGCAAAATTCAAGAATCAGATGCCGAGGTGGAGTTTCTCTCAAGCGAGGAAAGATACACACAACCACGGCACAGCACATTTCCATTTATCAAACATATTCAAATCATTTTTGCAATCCTCAAACAAAATTTTATTCCTGTTCTGCGACTGATCGCGATGATAAAGAAGGGAAAAATTGATCTGGTTCTGTTGAACCAGGACGTGATCTACCATATGCCTGCGATTCTTGCGGCGGCCATCGCCCGAGTTCCTTGCGTTGTGCGTAAGGGAGGTGTGGGAGTTCATAACCCGGGAAAGAGAATGTGGAAGATGCTTTCTTCTTTTCCGAAAGTTTTCATTGCCTCTTCCCACGCCGAATACAATTTTCACACTGAATCCGGATTCCCCTACAAGAAGATGGTTGTAATTTTTGAAGGGGTGGATGTGGAAGCATTCAAACCCGGACAAAAGACTCAGGCACTACACGATGAATTCGGTATAGCGCCCGGCATACAGCTCATCGGATTGATTTCCCGGATAGATGAAGGTAAGGGACATGAAGACGTGATTGGGGCTGCATCCATCGTGTTAAGGGAATTTCCTGATGCGGTCTTCTTAATAGTGGGCGATGAAGACAAATCCATCATGAGTAACCTCCTCAATCAGGTGAAGTCATCCGGGTTGGAGGGTAAAGTGATCTTCACCGGCTGGCGCAAGGACACCTCCGAGATCCTAAAGGAGATCGATATCTTTGTTCATTGCCCCAACACCTGGCGGGAAGGCATGGGCATCGCAACCCTTGAGGCGTTGGCCAGCGCCAAACCCGTGGTCATAACCGATAATTGGGGGCTTTCGGATACCACACAACACGGCTTTAACGGTTTCGTTGTGCCCATAGGCCATAGGGGGAAGATTGCGGATGGCATACTGAGCCTCCTTAGGGACCGCCAGTTGCGCATGAAGATGGGCGCGAACTCCCGATTAAGGGCCTGTGAACTTTTTGACATCACCAAGAACATCAAATCCATAGAGCATATTATGCTTGAGACTCTCTCGTTTTCAAAGGCCCCATAA
- a CDS encoding SDR family NAD(P)-dependent oxidoreductase, translating to MRFFLVTGAAGFIGARTCQLLLENGSSVVGIDNMNDYYDVRLKEHRLHGLARFDNFVWSLTDIEDRNSLESLFATYRFDAVINLAARAGVRYSMENPHVYMATNAQGTLNILEMMRKFGVQKMVLASTSSLYAGQPMPFKEDLPVNAPISPYAATKKAAEVMAYTYHYLFGMDVSVLRYFTVYGPAGRPDMSIFRFIKWIDEGTPIELFGDGTQARDFTFVDDIASGTIKALKPLGYEIINLGGGQNPISLNHVIGEIQSGLGKIAAIDHKPFNKTDIKETWADISKARTLLEWEPGVALKDGLKATMDWYFANKHWVKDIRL from the coding sequence ATGCGGTTCTTTCTTGTGACAGGGGCGGCAGGTTTTATAGGCGCCCGAACGTGCCAGCTCCTGCTGGAAAACGGTAGCTCTGTAGTCGGTATCGACAATATGAACGATTACTACGACGTGCGGTTAAAAGAACACAGACTTCATGGTCTGGCCCGATTTGATAATTTTGTCTGGTCATTGACGGATATCGAAGACCGCAATTCTCTGGAGTCTCTCTTTGCTACTTATCGCTTTGACGCGGTCATTAATCTCGCAGCCAGGGCGGGTGTAAGATACAGTATGGAGAACCCGCATGTGTATATGGCGACTAATGCACAGGGCACCCTCAACATCCTGGAGATGATGAGGAAATTCGGGGTCCAAAAGATGGTGCTCGCCTCAACTTCCTCACTCTACGCAGGTCAACCCATGCCATTCAAGGAAGACCTGCCGGTCAATGCCCCCATCTCTCCATATGCGGCGACAAAGAAGGCCGCGGAGGTGATGGCTTATACATATCACTATCTCTTCGGGATGGATGTTTCGGTATTGCGCTATTTTACCGTCTACGGACCCGCGGGCAGACCTGACATGAGCATATTCCGGTTTATCAAGTGGATAGACGAAGGCACGCCCATCGAGCTCTTCGGGGATGGGACACAAGCGAGAGATTTCACCTTCGTCGATGACATCGCCAGTGGCACCATAAAGGCACTCAAACCGCTCGGATACGAAATCATAAACCTCGGTGGAGGGCAAAATCCGATCTCACTCAATCATGTGATTGGCGAAATTCAAAGCGGTCTCGGCAAAATAGCCGCGATAGACCATAAACCTTTTAACAAAACCGATATAAAGGAGACCTGGGCCGATATCAGTAAAGCGAGAACACTCCTGGAATGGGAGCCCGGGGTCGCCCTCAAGGACGGACTCAAGGCAACAATGGACTGGTATTTCGCCAACAAGCATTGGGTGAAAGACATTCGTTTGTAG
- a CDS encoding FkbM family methyltransferase — protein sequence MLKKRHAGSKMDFKSPAKKILLQKHINFLVIHGLRLLCRFRYHTILTNIIERVPVSADEVTSITIDGEDMRYYARGAIGRQIFWTKSYPDAVAISIFTHLARKSSVIMDIGANIGLFAISGAKANLNARVYAFEPIPSLSDAIEANKALNDLSNIWVIPQAVSNTTGVSSLYLTEDDTMASLKQGRGLTIEGERQVSTVTLDEFCESRNIEKVDLIKIDVEGAETFVLKGGTATLNSSSPYVIVEVLNAEVAYYLNHLLGNMGYRFFNITLSGIMPADTVEFSANLDNRNWLCVSNCREL from the coding sequence ATGCTCAAGAAACGTCACGCTGGGTCTAAGATGGATTTCAAGTCGCCTGCAAAGAAAATACTTCTTCAGAAGCACATTAACTTCCTGGTTATACACGGATTGCGACTTTTGTGCAGATTTCGCTATCATACCATACTAACGAACATAATCGAGAGAGTGCCCGTTTCGGCAGATGAAGTTACATCGATTACGATCGACGGCGAAGACATGAGGTATTACGCGAGGGGAGCTATCGGGAGGCAGATCTTCTGGACAAAGAGCTATCCTGACGCGGTCGCAATATCGATCTTCACCCACCTTGCAAGGAAGTCTTCAGTTATCATGGATATCGGGGCTAACATAGGACTCTTCGCCATCTCGGGAGCTAAAGCAAATTTGAATGCTCGCGTCTATGCCTTCGAGCCCATCCCCTCCTTATCGGATGCCATCGAAGCAAATAAGGCCCTGAATGACCTTAGTAATATTTGGGTTATACCTCAAGCGGTGAGTAATACAACCGGAGTATCCAGCCTTTATCTGACCGAAGATGATACCATGGCGTCTCTCAAACAGGGCAGGGGGCTGACAATTGAAGGCGAGCGTCAAGTGAGTACCGTCACGCTTGATGAATTTTGTGAATCCCGTAACATTGAAAAGGTAGATCTCATAAAGATAGACGTTGAGGGCGCCGAGACGTTCGTACTTAAGGGCGGCACTGCTACACTAAATTCCAGCTCCCCTTATGTTATCGTGGAGGTCTTAAATGCCGAGGTGGCCTATTATCTGAACCATTTGCTTGGAAATATGGGATACAGGTTCTTCAACATCACGTTGAGTGGTATAATGCCCGCCGATACTGTCGAGTTTTCCGCCAACCTGGACAACCGAAATTGGCTGTGTGTGAGTAATTGCAGAGAGCTTTAG
- a CDS encoding chondroitinase-B domain-containing protein: MKRSKHLLISLTLLFVLAGITSVAQGKTIYMGPNETYKNLQSAVSAMSGGDTLIIRDGTYTGTNNQIRYNLMPPSGSSSAYTVVRAENPGKAVFDGQNTISMFDGYGTFTMSYVQFDGIQYVNGSGAGGIGHNLTGSSATNRTAHHIKFTRCGFEDNIAIQYASYILLEDCYVTGIGRYNFIPFTSDHVIFRRCVARLDNANGNGMPISNFVNYTSQYVEYQNCIAIDSNDQYYTNYEGVYGGFYCRHVNTVGGVEYHSSNTSIRGSIALNLQHSRWGSSPSEVFSVGNGCDNFLMENTVFYDFLNGMIVDNSINMDFTIRHNTFGKSSYSAAWNMMTANTTSYGDVSNSLFFNLGGSGTAISNIKSSTNDAFYGNFANKSNVGSSAADITTTNPLAGALKYLVRIESGSNLSGKASDGGDIGATILYKIGADGSMWGDTGYNTTTTNSLWPWPYEDTIRTFFRTYGAPSSPDPTRGFCADNMTLSKYIWEYLGNSCPPGKCNANKGPALTVAPN; encoded by the coding sequence ATGAAAAGAAGCAAGCATTTATTAATCTCCCTGACACTATTATTCGTTCTTGCAGGGATCACTTCGGTGGCTCAGGGCAAGACCATCTACATGGGTCCCAACGAAACCTACAAGAACCTGCAAAGTGCAGTTAGCGCAATGTCTGGTGGCGACACCCTGATCATAAGAGACGGTACATACACCGGCACCAATAACCAGATACGTTACAATCTGATGCCACCAAGCGGGTCTTCCAGCGCATACACAGTGGTACGAGCCGAAAACCCGGGTAAAGCTGTTTTCGATGGTCAGAACACGATCTCCATGTTCGACGGTTATGGCACGTTCACCATGTCCTATGTCCAGTTTGATGGTATTCAGTATGTCAATGGTAGCGGAGCTGGTGGTATTGGTCACAACCTTACCGGTTCGTCAGCCACCAATCGAACTGCTCATCACATCAAATTTACTCGGTGCGGTTTTGAGGACAACATCGCCATCCAGTACGCGTCATACATTCTCCTTGAAGACTGCTATGTGACCGGAATAGGCCGTTACAACTTTATCCCTTTCACTTCCGACCACGTAATATTCAGGCGGTGCGTGGCAAGGCTTGACAACGCCAACGGCAATGGCATGCCCATCTCCAATTTTGTAAATTATACCTCGCAGTATGTCGAGTACCAGAATTGCATAGCCATCGATAGCAACGACCAGTACTATACGAACTATGAGGGCGTGTATGGAGGTTTCTATTGCCGACATGTAAATACGGTCGGAGGGGTCGAATATCACAGTTCCAACACCAGTATCAGGGGGTCCATCGCACTGAACCTTCAGCACAGCAGATGGGGATCGTCCCCCTCCGAGGTCTTCTCGGTCGGCAACGGCTGTGATAATTTCTTGATGGAAAATACCGTGTTTTACGATTTTCTGAACGGAATGATCGTTGATAACTCAATAAACATGGACTTCACGATTCGACACAATACTTTCGGAAAATCGAGCTACTCCGCAGCATGGAATATGATGACTGCGAATACCACATCGTATGGTGATGTAAGCAACTCGCTCTTTTTCAATCTCGGCGGCAGCGGTACGGCGATCTCTAACATCAAGAGTTCCACCAATGACGCCTTCTACGGAAACTTTGCCAATAAATCGAATGTTGGCTCCTCTGCAGCCGATATCACTACCACCAATCCACTGGCGGGCGCCCTGAAATATCTCGTCAGAATCGAGTCCGGTTCAAATTTAAGCGGAAAGGCATCGGACGGCGGCGATATTGGGGCCACAATTCTGTACAAAATAGGTGCCGATGGCTCCATGTGGGGTGACACCGGTTATAATACAACCACTACCAATAGTCTGTGGCCCTGGCCTTACGAGGACACCATCAGGACTTTCTTCAGGACTTACGGGGCCCCCTCCAGTCCCGATCCTACGAGAGGCTTCTGCGCGGATAACATGACGCTCTCAAAATACATCTGGGAATATCTGGGGAATTCCTGCCCGCCTGGAAAGTGCAACGCCAACAAAGGCCCGGCTCTGACAGTAGCGCCCAACTGA
- a CDS encoding glycosyltransferase family 4 protein has translation MSRSQPAEPKLLFLRYGSFSGINRYLVEGFREKGFRVIDCDVSDAINPKRTLTGMLLMPLAMTIFGKRWADAINYLPFVFRLLSGHCQKTIEREDPDVIFQTQTLFAGAVNPTRKPYFIYTDHTHLLTEKAARNDLGESASLASSKWIDLEKACYHRATTIFTMSNYIKNSLISDYEMEESRIETVYPGINVPVAKEQRMSPQGKKVLFVGIDFKRKGGPVLLEAFSKVKNIIPDAKLTIVGCHIENSDPNIIVKGKLSLELTAQEFRTADIFVMPSLREPFGIVFLEAMANGLPCVGTRIESIPEIIDDGETGYLIEPNNAGELAEKIIDLLGNPAKRKRMGENGFEKARKFSWTRSVEQMVDCIRKDGEDL, from the coding sequence ATGAGTAGATCACAGCCCGCAGAGCCCAAGTTGCTGTTCCTTAGATATGGTTCATTTTCGGGAATTAATCGCTATTTAGTGGAAGGATTTAGAGAAAAAGGGTTTCGGGTAATAGATTGCGATGTCTCGGATGCGATCAACCCGAAAAGAACGCTTACCGGCATGCTGCTCATGCCTCTGGCCATGACAATATTCGGGAAACGATGGGCGGACGCCATCAATTACCTTCCGTTCGTGTTCAGGTTGTTATCCGGCCATTGCCAAAAAACAATCGAAAGAGAAGATCCTGATGTGATATTCCAGACGCAGACCCTGTTCGCGGGGGCCGTGAATCCCACAAGGAAGCCCTACTTCATCTACACCGACCACACACATTTGTTGACCGAAAAAGCGGCAAGGAATGATCTTGGAGAATCCGCGTCATTGGCCTCATCAAAATGGATTGATCTGGAAAAAGCCTGCTACCATCGGGCAACAACAATATTTACCATGAGCAATTATATCAAAAATAGCCTGATTAGCGATTATGAAATGGAGGAGAGCAGGATAGAGACCGTATATCCCGGCATTAACGTACCGGTTGCCAAAGAACAGAGGATGTCGCCTCAAGGAAAAAAGGTACTCTTTGTCGGGATTGATTTCAAACGAAAGGGAGGTCCTGTGCTGCTCGAGGCCTTCTCGAAGGTAAAGAATATTATCCCCGACGCAAAACTGACGATCGTCGGCTGCCATATAGAGAATAGCGATCCCAATATAATCGTTAAGGGGAAGCTCTCTTTGGAATTGACGGCACAGGAATTCAGAACCGCCGATATTTTCGTGATGCCTTCGCTTAGAGAACCTTTTGGCATAGTTTTTCTGGAAGCCATGGCAAACGGTCTTCCCTGTGTCGGGACCAGAATCGAAAGTATTCCGGAAATCATCGACGATGGAGAAACAGGTTATCTAATCGAACCAAACAATGCCGGGGAACTGGCGGAAAAAATCATCGATCTTCTCGGTAACCCGGCCAAGAGAAAAAGGATGGGTGAAAACGGATTTGAGAAGGCCCGGAAATTCTCATGGACGAGGAGTGTCGAGCAGATGGTCGATTGCATCAGAAAGGATGGTGAGGACTTGTAA
- a CDS encoding glycosyltransferase: protein MKILFITSRFPYPPLKGDKIRAYYPIRDLSARHEIDLVAFSEEKIADQDLAEMRKYCRKIKPVEVSERAWKVKAYLGLFTSWPSYVYCYHTPKMTDIITEMVSENSYDLVYFVCGRLAYYRELVKGIPTAMDWIDSFSLSTERRYKSERNPVKKAAYFLEWKKMIAFESHYPKLFDATFITSGVDKEYLKNENLAVVPNGVDVSLFHAGTVKKDIDIIFTGNMGYDPNEKAVEFFCEKVLPGIKQYCPEIKFYICGTTPSDRVLKYHDDHNVIVTGFVEDMAKILNRSKVFVAPMVSGAGIQNKILEAMACGLPVVSTRFGNAGIKAMDGEQIIIRDNSQDMASEIVDLIRNSDRMHEIGLKAKEMVEKDFSWELSVKKIESALLSCIAARQAQNK from the coding sequence ATGAAAATTCTGTTTATCACATCACGGTTCCCATACCCGCCTCTGAAAGGGGATAAGATACGGGCATACTATCCGATCAGGGATCTGTCGGCCAGGCACGAGATCGATCTTGTGGCCTTTAGTGAGGAAAAGATCGCCGATCAAGACCTCGCAGAAATGCGGAAGTACTGTCGGAAGATCAAACCGGTGGAAGTGAGCGAAAGGGCCTGGAAGGTGAAAGCGTACCTCGGTCTGTTCACTTCCTGGCCCTCGTACGTTTACTGCTATCATACACCAAAAATGACAGACATTATAACCGAAATGGTCTCGGAAAACAGCTACGATCTGGTTTATTTTGTGTGCGGCAGATTAGCCTATTACCGAGAACTGGTCAAAGGAATTCCAACCGCTATGGATTGGATCGACTCTTTCAGCCTGAGCACGGAGAGGCGATACAAGAGCGAGCGTAACCCTGTAAAGAAGGCTGCATATTTTCTGGAGTGGAAGAAGATGATTGCCTTCGAAAGTCATTACCCGAAGCTATTTGACGCAACTTTTATTACATCGGGGGTAGATAAGGAGTACTTGAAGAACGAAAACCTTGCTGTTGTCCCCAATGGGGTGGATGTGTCGCTGTTTCATGCGGGAACGGTCAAAAAGGACATCGATATTATCTTTACCGGAAACATGGGATATGATCCAAACGAGAAGGCCGTGGAGTTCTTCTGTGAAAAGGTCCTACCGGGGATAAAACAGTACTGTCCGGAAATAAAGTTCTACATCTGCGGCACCACACCGTCCGACAGAGTACTCAAATACCATGACGATCATAATGTGATAGTCACCGGTTTTGTCGAAGATATGGCCAAGATCCTCAATCGGAGTAAAGTCTTCGTAGCTCCAATGGTCTCCGGCGCCGGGATACAGAACAAGATACTCGAGGCCATGGCCTGTGGACTGCCTGTGGTGAGCACTCGTTTCGGAAACGCAGGGATTAAAGCCATGGATGGCGAGCAGATTATCATCAGGGACAACTCGCAGGATATGGCGTCGGAAATAGTGGATCTGATTCGAAATAGTGACCGAATGCATGAGATCGGATTGAAGGCCAAGGAGATGGTGGAAAAAGACTTCAGTTGGGAATTGAGCGTCAAGAAAATCGAATCCGCTTTACTGTCCTGTATAGCAGCCAGACAAGCCCAAAACAAATGA
- a CDS encoding glycosyltransferase family 4 protein: MRILYHHRTQGGGVERVHILGFVNAWTKQGHEVDIVSPPGVKIAENEAKERGGTRASSPWKAFSRKIPQFFFEIFELVYNAWALFALSRRVRSKKIELIYERYAFLCCAGALVALFHRIPLLLEVNFTTETPLVRSRTTLVRLMDRTIEKFVFRRASGLIVVSTWLKTRLVKSGVTPNKILVVPNAADPDKFFPSKPDHRLLRSMGIEGKKIIGFVGFFYKWHGIDLLLDAFMRISKLRDDIVCVLVGDGPAMAETRDKVSRDGLERKVVFVGHVPYEEIPGYVALFDLAVMPHSNAYGSPMKIPEYMAAGKAVVAPRLEPIEDIVRDAETGLLFQPGDTDDLARKMMILVDQEDLREKMAQDARKYIVNTHNWYINGKKILDYFAGAEIRGEA; encoded by the coding sequence GTGAGGATTCTCTACCATCATCGGACCCAGGGTGGCGGGGTAGAAAGGGTCCACATACTCGGTTTTGTTAATGCCTGGACCAAACAAGGCCACGAGGTTGATATTGTCTCCCCTCCGGGGGTGAAGATCGCCGAGAACGAAGCCAAAGAAAGAGGAGGGACGCGGGCCTCGAGCCCATGGAAGGCATTTAGCCGGAAAATCCCCCAATTCTTTTTTGAGATCTTTGAACTGGTTTACAACGCCTGGGCTCTCTTTGCCCTTTCACGGCGCGTGAGAAGCAAGAAGATTGAGCTCATATACGAGCGATATGCATTCCTGTGTTGCGCCGGGGCGCTGGTTGCTCTTTTTCACAGGATCCCGTTGCTTCTTGAGGTCAATTTTACCACTGAGACCCCCCTTGTCAGGTCGAGAACTACTTTGGTCCGGTTGATGGACCGAACCATCGAGAAATTCGTTTTCCGGCGAGCGAGCGGCCTCATAGTAGTCTCAACGTGGTTAAAGACCCGATTGGTTAAATCAGGTGTCACGCCGAATAAGATCCTTGTTGTGCCGAATGCCGCCGACCCGGACAAATTCTTTCCATCCAAGCCCGATCACAGGCTCTTGCGGAGTATGGGTATTGAAGGAAAGAAGATCATCGGATTCGTGGGCTTCTTCTACAAATGGCATGGCATCGATCTCTTACTCGACGCCTTTATGCGCATATCAAAACTCAGAGACGATATTGTCTGCGTACTGGTAGGTGACGGCCCGGCTATGGCCGAGACACGAGACAAGGTGAGCCGGGATGGACTTGAAAGAAAGGTGGTCTTCGTGGGACACGTTCCCTATGAAGAGATACCCGGGTATGTCGCTCTCTTTGATCTCGCCGTCATGCCGCACTCCAACGCATATGGTTCGCCCATGAAGATACCTGAATACATGGCAGCTGGCAAGGCCGTCGTAGCTCCTCGCCTGGAACCCATAGAAGACATCGTCCGTGACGCAGAAACAGGGCTATTGTTCCAACCAGGCGACACGGATGATTTGGCGAGAAAAATGATGATTCTGGTGGATCAAGAGGACTTGAGAGAAAAGATGGCTCAAGACGCGAGAAAATATATTGTCAATACGCATAATTGGTACATTAATGGGAAAAAAATATTGGACTACTTCGCGGGGGCAGAGATTAGAGGTGAGGCATGA